The DNA region AGGTCTCCCCATTATAAACAACTTCCAACGTATATGATTGATCCATAACAGGTACGAATTCCGAAGTGGTATACTCCCCATTGTTCTGATCCGTAAAAATAAATTCAGCTCCGCTTGTGTCATTGGTAACTGAAACCGAAGCGCCTGTAACAGCAGTATTGCTAGTGGTATCAAAAAATTCTGTAGATGTACTCAATTTCACGGACTGCTCATTACCAGATGTTCCTTTTTTCCAATCCAAGGAAGCTTGGATCACCAAGCGCTTAGTGCCTTCTTGTACTTCCACATCAACGACATCCGTACACGAGGTTATCGATAGTATTAAAAGTAGTAGGGTGACTTTATATATATTCTGCATTTTTCTAAAATTTAAAGTTATAGGTTAACGAAGGAACTATTCCAAAAATAGCCGTTCTGGTAGCTTCATTAGCTCCCGTTTCTAAATTCTGACCAAAGGAAATTGAGGCGGCATTTTTACGGTTATAAGCATTATAAATACCTAATACCCATTCCCCTTTAAAACGTTTTTCAGGTTTACGGTTGGGTTTGTAATTGACAGATAAATCTAAACGATGATAAGAAGGTAAACGGTCAGAATTTCTATCTGCATAACTAGCAATGGAAATACCCTCATACTCATATTGGCCGTTTGGATACGTTACCGGTCTCCCGGTTTGAAAAACCAGGTTAGCACCAAAACTCAACTTATCATTCAACTTATAAGCACCGGAAACAGAAATATCATGTGTTCTATCATAGGGCGTGTTATACCAATCCCCATTGTTTATCCCTAAACCACCAGCATTACCGCCTGGCGTGCGTTGTTCAGATTTAGACAAGGTATATGAAATCCACCCTGTAAAATCGCCTTCGTTTTTGCGTAAAAGGAGTTCAAGACCATAAGCGCGTGACTCTCCCGTTAAAATTTCTGTTTCTATAGTGTTCTGCCCAATTAAGTCGGAGCCATCTATATAATCAATTCGATTATCGGTGTTTTTAAAATAAACTTCGGCTTCCATCGAGTAAGTTTTATCCTTAAAATTTCTAAAATACCCCAATGCATATTGATTTGACAACTGTGGTTTGATAAACTCACCACTTGGTGCCCAAACGTCCAACGGAGTCGCAGAAGAGGTGTTCGATAATAAATGAATGTATTGTGCCACCCTAGAAAACCCTGCTTTTACAGAAGAATTATCATTTAAAACATAAGCTAAAGAAGCTCTAGGCTCAAAATTTCCAAATGTTTCTATAGCATCCCCTTTTTCGTAGTAGGTCTCTCCTACTTCGGTTCCCCGTTCGTAAATATCCAAAGTGGGGTTGTATACAACAGGCTGATTGTTGGCATAGTTTACTATAGGTTGTCCACCAAGTCTTGTAAATCCGCTGTAACGCAGTCCGTATTGTGCGGTTAGTTTATCGGTTAGCTTATGTTCGGCATTAATATAGAGACCGCTCTCAAATGCCTTTTTACTATCCAATGTCATTGGGTTTACCGCAGAAGTTTCAGAAGTAGGACTAATTTTTCCCGGATCAAAATCATAATAAATTCCGCTTGCCCCAAAATCGAGCTTAAACTTATCACTCAAATAATATTTAAAATCATATTTCAGGTTATAATTTGTAATGGATGAAACCCAATCAAACTCTGCTGTAGTAATACCTAAATCATAATCGTATTTACTATAAACTGCCGATAGATTGGAAAAAAGCCTGTCATTAAAAATATGGTTCCAACGTAAGTTACCTGTTGAATTACCGTAACTACTAGAGAAATTCTCTCCTAGTTCAAAAGCATCCCTTCCAAAATACCCGGAAAGGTATAATCTATTGTTTGCATTTATCTTGTAGTTCGTCTTTAAGTTTAAGTCGTAAAAACTCACGCTATTATCTTCACCTGCAGCCTTTAACAACAAGTCTGCGTATGAACGTCTCCCAGCCACCAAGAACGAACCTTTTTCTTTAAATAAAGGGCCTTCCAGTGCAAGCCGACTGGAGATAATACCTATTCCCCCTGTTGCGGCAAAATGCTTATTATTCCCATCTTTTTGACGTACATCCAACACGGAGGATACTCTACCGCCATACCTAGCAGGAATGCCTCCTTTATACAGTTTAACATCTTTAATGGCGTCTGCGTTAAAAACCGAGAAGAATCCGAACATGTGAGACGTATTATAAATGATAGCTTCATCCAACAATACCAGATTTTGGTCTCCGGCACCACCGCGTACGTGGAATCCTCCAGTACCCTCCCCATTATTTGTAACCCCGGGAAGCATTTGTAAGGATTTCAGAACATCTACTTCTCCCAAAACAACTGGCATTTGTTTTACAGTGGCAATGTTCATTTTAACCACACTCATTTCCGGCTTTCGCAAAACCGCTCTTTCCGGTTCATCCGCACTAACCACAACTTCCTCTAGCTCGGTTGAAGCTTCTGAAATTTCAAAATCTACTTTCTGGTTTTTATCTAAAGTAACCGCTTGGTACTTTTCCGAATACCCCATGTATGAGATATGCAAGCGATAATTGCCTTCCGGAGCCGTAATGGAATAAAAACCATACTCATTGGTTACCACACCAATGCTGGTGCCTTCTAAAAATACCGAAGCTCCAAAAAGAGTTTCTCCATTGGCTGCATCTGTTATTTTCCCGCTTACGGTATAATTTTCTTGGGCCATACCGTATGCGGCCACCAGCAGCAATACTAAGCTTAGTAAGGGTGTAAACCTTCGTTGCCGCTTCTTATCTATTCTTTTTTTCGTCATTTTATATTTTATTTCGATTGATGAACACCCCTATTGACAAGCAAACTTCCAGAAGGTTGCATGACCTTTCATTTTTTTTCAAAATAATAACATTGAGAAGACTTTATGGTATTATATTTAAAGAACAATTACATAACTATATAGAAGGCAAAAAAAAATCTTTCCAAATGCAACCCTTGCAATTTTTGTTTGTCTTTGTTAGTGAAATCAAATTTAGAGTACAATCAACCTCTTAAATTAATTGGAAACCGATATCCGCTTTACGCATAGGTCACTTGTTGAAAGCAGCAAGTCTGGCGATAGAAACGCACAGTACCAACTGTACGAGCTCTACGTGGATGCCATGTACAATATTGGAATGCGGTTTTTGGGAATTAAAGAAGATGCGGAAGATATTGTACAGGACAGTTTTGTAGATGCTTTTAAAAACCTGCACAACTTTAAATATGAATCCACTTTTGGAGCATGGTTAAAGCGGATAGTCATTAACAAAAGCATAAACCATTTAAAAGTAAAACGTCTACCCCTTGCGGCAATGGACGACCATGAGTATCACCTGACCATAGAAGAGGAAAAAGAAAAGGTAGATGCTGTTGACATACAGAAAGTTAAAACAGGAATTGAAAAGCTTCCCCTGGGCTATAAACAAATAATTAACCTGTATTTGCTTGAAGGTTATGACCACAATGAAATAAGCGAGGTGCTGGGTATTTCCACATCCACCTCAAAATCACAATACCACAGGGCCAAAAAGAAACTAGTTGAAATTATAAACACATTATAATGGACAATTTTGAAAAACACATCCGGGAGAACAAGGCGCTGTTTGACGACCATAAAGCAGACCGAGGCAAAATGTGGGCAAATATAGAGGCCCAGCTAGAACCGGCGAAGCCTAAAGTAGTTCCACTTTGGAAATCTCCTATGCTCCGTATTGCCGCTAGCGTCCTAATAATTTTGGGGATTTCCGGTCTCATCGGTGTTTCTTTTCTGGACGGTTCCAGTACGGAGAATAGCTTTGTGTCCAAGGAACTACAAGATATAGATATGCATTATAAAGGTTTGGTCTCCTACCAGGTTCAATTGGTGAAGAATAACGATGAACTATCAGAGGCCGATAAAGAAGAGTTTTTATCCTTTATGGATGAACTGGATGCCGAGTATGAACAATTAAAGTTAGAAATGAGGAACAACCTGGATAACGAACTAGTACTGGAGGCTATTGTTTCTAATTATAGAAAGCGAATAGAACTCATAGAAAACCTATTGCACCAGCTTAACGAATCAAAATTAAAAGATGAGGATTATGGATACACTTTATAAAAAACTGCTACTTTTTGCTGCAGTGTTGCTCTTTGGCCTTCCGGTCATGGCGCAGGAAAAAGTGTCTAAAAAGGTAACCAAGACTTACGGGTTTACCAATGCAGGAGAAATTCATTTAGACAATAAATATGGTAATATCAATATCTACGGATGGACCAAAGATGAGGTTTCCATAACTGTAAATATTACGGTAACCCACAAAAAAAGAGATAATGCCAAAGAACTCTTAGACCGCATTAAACCCATCATTCGCCAAAGCAATGATTTTCTATCCGTTGGTTATGAGATCGGAGAAAACAGTTCAGGATTCTTTTCTAACCTTTTTGAAAAAGCTAACCCTTTTGATTTTGACCGTAGTAATGTGCAAATAGATTATAAAGTATACATGCCCGAAAAGGCCGAAATGGAAATTATAAACAAATTTGGTGATGTTTTTATTGAAGATTGGATAGGTATCTTAAAAGCCGATGTACAACATGGCGATATGTGGATAAACGATAACCTGAACAAAGCGGATATTA from Zobellia alginiliquefaciens includes:
- a CDS encoding RNA polymerase sigma factor; translated protein: METDIRFTHRSLVESSKSGDRNAQYQLYELYVDAMYNIGMRFLGIKEDAEDIVQDSFVDAFKNLHNFKYESTFGAWLKRIVINKSINHLKVKRLPLAAMDDHEYHLTIEEEKEKVDAVDIQKVKTGIEKLPLGYKQIINLYLLEGYDHNEISEVLGISTSTSKSQYHRAKKKLVEIINTL
- a CDS encoding TonB-dependent receptor is translated as MTKKRIDKKRQRRFTPLLSLVLLLVAAYGMAQENYTVSGKITDAANGETLFGASVFLEGTSIGVVTNEYGFYSITAPEGNYRLHISYMGYSEKYQAVTLDKNQKVDFEISEASTELEEVVVSADEPERAVLRKPEMSVVKMNIATVKQMPVVLGEVDVLKSLQMLPGVTNNGEGTGGFHVRGGAGDQNLVLLDEAIIYNTSHMFGFFSVFNADAIKDVKLYKGGIPARYGGRVSSVLDVRQKDGNNKHFAATGGIGIISSRLALEGPLFKEKGSFLVAGRRSYADLLLKAAGEDNSVSFYDLNLKTNYKINANNRLYLSGYFGRDAFELGENFSSSYGNSTGNLRWNHIFNDRLFSNLSAVYSKYDYDLGITTAEFDWVSSITNYNLKYDFKYYLSDKFKLDFGASGIYYDFDPGKISPTSETSAVNPMTLDSKKAFESGLYINAEHKLTDKLTAQYGLRYSGFTRLGGQPIVNYANNQPVVYNPTLDIYERGTEVGETYYEKGDAIETFGNFEPRASLAYVLNDNSSVKAGFSRVAQYIHLLSNTSSATPLDVWAPSGEFIKPQLSNQYALGYFRNFKDKTYSMEAEVYFKNTDNRIDYIDGSDLIGQNTIETEILTGESRAYGLELLLRKNEGDFTGWISYTLSKSEQRTPGGNAGGLGINNGDWYNTPYDRTHDISVSGAYKLNDKLSFGANLVFQTGRPVTYPNGQYEYEGISIASYADRNSDRLPSYHRLDLSVNYKPNRKPEKRFKGEWVLGIYNAYNRKNAASISFGQNLETGANEATRTAIFGIVPSLTYNFKF